In Bacillus sp. KH172YL63, one genomic interval encodes:
- a CDS encoding isochorismate synthase has product MVTIHKTNIEKAYDTAKMKAKQIDRPVLLSIVEEVDAVDPLSFYYGGSSFHGERFLWKDRDHTIALVGLGTAHILKSGSKERFFTVENEWKRFIGESLIVTEEECAGTGPVLFGGFSFDPLTESGSEWEPFSDGTFQLPVFMLTKPGKATYITINHICHPDEDEGVFHERLKKKDELLKMAMNPDTPRRPKWVANKDIRPGEWMNSVQNVVDRLKKGEMDKVVLARKCEISFDRDIPSDFVLDNLWKQQPDSFVFSFERDASCFIGATPERLVKKTGEEILSTCLAGSIARGETLESDEALGEEIMHDEKNRYEHQLVVESIKAALSPFCDELSIPESPQLMKLKDIQHLYTPVIGQASRHTSLLNLIEQLHPTPALGGVPRDKAMQVIREEEKMDRGLYAGPVGWIDAYGNGEYAVALRSGLLQNDKAYLYAGCGIVADSQPESEFKETQMKFRPMLRALGGNVYE; this is encoded by the coding sequence TTGGTTACCATTCACAAAACCAATATTGAAAAAGCATATGATACAGCCAAAATGAAGGCTAAACAAATAGATCGCCCCGTTCTTCTCAGTATAGTGGAGGAAGTCGATGCAGTGGATCCTCTTTCTTTCTATTATGGAGGAAGTTCTTTTCATGGAGAGCGTTTCTTATGGAAGGACCGTGACCATACGATTGCGCTCGTGGGGCTTGGAACCGCTCATATCCTGAAGTCAGGGAGCAAAGAACGATTTTTCACAGTCGAGAATGAGTGGAAGCGCTTTATCGGTGAGTCGCTCATTGTGACGGAAGAGGAGTGTGCCGGCACCGGTCCCGTACTGTTTGGCGGCTTCAGCTTCGATCCGCTGACGGAGAGTGGAAGCGAATGGGAGCCGTTCTCAGACGGAACGTTTCAATTACCTGTATTCATGCTGACAAAGCCCGGGAAGGCCACTTACATCACGATTAATCATATTTGTCACCCGGATGAAGATGAAGGTGTATTCCATGAACGGCTCAAAAAGAAAGATGAACTGTTAAAAATGGCGATGAATCCAGACACGCCCCGACGCCCAAAATGGGTGGCAAATAAGGATATCAGGCCGGGGGAATGGATGAATTCAGTCCAGAATGTGGTGGATCGGTTAAAGAAGGGTGAGATGGATAAAGTAGTCCTTGCCCGGAAATGTGAGATATCCTTTGACCGGGACATTCCATCCGATTTCGTATTGGACAACTTATGGAAGCAGCAGCCCGACAGCTTTGTGTTCAGTTTTGAAAGAGATGCCAGCTGCTTCATCGGGGCAACGCCAGAACGGCTTGTTAAGAAGACGGGAGAAGAAATCCTTTCTACTTGTTTAGCCGGTTCAATTGCCCGGGGAGAGACGTTGGAAAGCGATGAAGCGCTTGGAGAAGAAATCATGCACGATGAGAAGAACCGTTATGAGCATCAGCTGGTGGTCGAAAGCATCAAAGCGGCCCTTTCTCCGTTCTGTGACGAACTATCGATTCCGGAATCACCTCAATTGATGAAACTGAAAGATATACAACATTTATATACGCCGGTCATCGGACAGGCTTCCCGTCATACATCGCTTCTGAACCTGATCGAACAGCTGCATCCGACCCCAGCTTTAGGCGGGGTGCCGAGGGATAAAGCGATGCAGGTAATCAGGGAAGAAGAGAAAATGGACCGGGGCTTATACGCAGGTCCTGTAGGATGGATCGACGCTTACGGGAATGGGGAATATGCCGTTGCACTCCGCTCCGGCCTCCTTCAAAACGATAAAGCTTATCTTTACGCAGGATGTGGGATCGTAGCGGATTCACAGCCTGAAAGTGAATTCAAAGAAACACAGATGAAATTTCGGCCGATGCTCCGTGCATTAGGGGGAAACGTGTATGAATGA